The Amycolatopsis sp. QT-25 genomic sequence CGCCCAGGGAAACACCGGCCTCGACGGTGATCGCGACCGAGGAATCGACGCGCGCCAGCTCCTCCAGGGTCAGGCAGAGCGCGAAGTAGTCGCCGCCCATGCCGCCGTACTCCTCGGGGAAGGGCAACCCGAACAGGCCCATCTCGGCCATCTTCGCGACGATCTCGTACGGGAACTCCTCCCGTTCGTAGAGGTCACCGATGACCGGGGCGACCTCGGAGCGCGCGAATTCCTCGACCGTCTTGCGCAGCGCCTCGTACTCGTCATCCAGTCGAAAGTCGATCATTGGCCATCCTTTTGGGGTGTCACAACGGCTACCGTCTCGTCCAGCGCGACCGGTTGGCCCACCCGGACGGGGAGTTCGCTGACCACGCCGTCGATCGGCGCGGTGATCGTGTGCTCCATCTTCATCGCCTCGACGACCACGAGTGGCGTTCCGGCGCTCACCACGTCACCGGCGGCGGCCTTGACCACCAGCACGGTTCCGGGCATCGGGCTGGTGACCGGTCCGGCGCCACCCGCGGCGCCGGCGGCCGAGCGCAGCCTTTCGCGCTCGCCGATCGCGAAGCTGTGACCGTCACGCGCGAGCCACACGGTCTTTCCGGAGCCGACGGCGTGCCGGTACCGATGGAAACCGCTGGGGTGCCGGACTTCCAGCAGGTCCCCCTCGCGTCGCGCGGACACCCGGACCGGCTCGGCGCCGTCTGCGCCGTCGACGCCGACGATACTGACGAGCGCGTCCGCCGGAGTGCCCTGCACCCGCACGACGACTTCGGAACTGCCCGACTTCAACGCGAAGTCGATCCCGCCGGAAGCGCCGAGCCGCCAGCCATCGGGAACGTCCCAGGGATCGATGACGGAACCCTTCGGCTGCAAGGAAAGCAGCCGGTCGAGCGCCGCCGCCACGAAGAACTCCGGCGGCACTTCTTCGGAGACCAAAGTGGACAATCGCCGGTCGACGAGCTCGGTGTCGAGCTTGCCGTCGCGGACGTCGCCATCGGCGAGGAGCCCGCGCAGGAAGGCGATGTTCGTGCCGAGGCCGAGCAACGCGGTGTCCGCGAGCGCCAGATCGAGCCGGTGCAACGCGGCCGCGCGGTCCGGGCCCCAGGCGATGACCTTGGCCAGCATCGGGTCGTAGTTCGACCCGACGACCGCGCCCTCGCTCATCCACGAGTCGACCCGCACTCCCTCGCCGGAGGGCTCGTGGACCGCGAGCACGGTTCCGCCCGTCGGAATGAAGCCGCGAGCGGGGTCTTCGGCGTAGACGCGGGCCTCGACGGCGTGACCGTCCAGCCGGACGTCGTCCTGCGAAACGGTGAGCACGTCACCGGCGGCGATCTTGACCTGCCATTCGACCAGGTCCAGCCCGGTGACCAGTTCGGTCACCGGATGCTCGACCTGCAGGCGCGTGTTCATCTCCATGAAGAAGAACTCGTCCGGCGCGGTGGCGGAGACGATGAACTCGACCGTCCCCGCGCCGACGTAGCCCACCGAGCGCGCGGCCTCGACCGCGGACGCGCCCATCTTCGCGCGCGTGGCTTCGTCGAGGAGCACGGAGGGTGCTTCTTCGATGATCTTCTGGTGCCGCCGTTGCAGGCTGCACTCGCGCTCACCGAGGTGGATCACGTTGCCGTGGGTGTCGGCGAGCACCTGGATCTCGATGTGGCGCGGCGTGGTGACGAACCGCTCCATGAGCAGCGTGTCGTCACCGAAGGACCCCTTGGCCTCCCGGCGGGCGGACTCGACGGCCGAGTCCAATTCGGACAGTTCGTTGACCAGCCGCATCCCCTTGCCGCCCCCGCCGGCGGACGGCTTGAGCAGCAAAGGGAACCCGACGCTCTCGGCGGCGGCGGCGAATCCGCCTTCAGGAATGTCCACATCGGACGCACCCGGTACCACCGGGACACCGGCCTCGGACACCGTCGCCTTGGCGCGGATCTTGTCGCCCATGGCGTCGATCGCCGCGACCGGCGGGCCGATGAAGACCAGCCCCGCCTCGGCGCAGGCGCGGGCGAATTCCGCGTTCTCCGCGAGAAAGCCGTAGCCGGGATGGATCGCCTGCGCACCCGTGTCGAGCGCCGCGCGGACGATCGCCGGGATGGACAGATAGCTTTTCGCCGCTTCGGCCGGGCCGATGCGCACCGCGGTGTGCGCCTCCCGGACGTGCCGGGCGTCGGCGTCCGCGTCGCTGTACACCGCGACCGAACGGATGCCGAGCCCCCGCAGCGAGCGGATCACGCGGACGGCGATCTCCCCGCGGTTGGCGACCAGAACCGTGTCGAACATGCTCACATCCCGTGTTTTCCGGCGGCGCGCGGGTTCGGGTCGTACACAGCGCGCCGGCTTCGGCCGAGTAGGACGATCCTCCGCATCGTCGCGCTCACATCCTGAAGACGCCGTAGTTGACATCGGACAACGGCGCGTTGGCCGCCGCGGACAGCGCGAGGCCGAGCACCGTGCGGGTGTCCGCCGGGTCGATCACGCCGTCGTCCCACAGCCGCGCCGTCGAGTAGTACGGACTGCCCTGCGCCTCGTACTGCTCGCGGATCGGATCCTTGAACGCCTCTTCGTCCTCGGCGGACCAGTCGCCGCCACGGGCCTCGATGGCGTCCCGGCGGACGGTGGACAGCACCGACGCCGCCTGCTCGCCGCCCATCACCGAGATCCGCGCGTTCGGCCACATCCACAGGAACCGCGGCGAGTACGCGCGGCCGCACATCGAATAGTTGCCCGCGCCGAACGAGCCGCCGATGACGACGGTCAGCTTCGGCACGCGCGCGCAGGCCACCGCGGTGACCATCTTCGCGCCGTG encodes the following:
- a CDS encoding biotin carboxylase N-terminal domain-containing protein, whose translation is MFDTVLVANRGEIAVRVIRSLRGLGIRSVAVYSDADADARHVREAHTAVRIGPAEAAKSYLSIPAIVRAALDTGAQAIHPGYGFLAENAEFARACAEAGLVFIGPPVAAIDAMGDKIRAKATVSEAGVPVVPGASDVDIPEGGFAAAAESVGFPLLLKPSAGGGGKGMRLVNELSELDSAVESARREAKGSFGDDTLLMERFVTTPRHIEIQVLADTHGNVIHLGERECSLQRRHQKIIEEAPSVLLDEATRAKMGASAVEAARSVGYVGAGTVEFIVSATAPDEFFFMEMNTRLQVEHPVTELVTGLDLVEWQVKIAAGDVLTVSQDDVRLDGHAVEARVYAEDPARGFIPTGGTVLAVHEPSGEGVRVDSWMSEGAVVGSNYDPMLAKVIAWGPDRAAALHRLDLALADTALLGLGTNIAFLRGLLADGDVRDGKLDTELVDRRLSTLVSEEVPPEFFVAAALDRLLSLQPKGSVIDPWDVPDGWRLGASGGIDFALKSGSSEVVVRVQGTPADALVSIVGVDGADGAEPVRVSARREGDLLEVRHPSGFHRYRHAVGSGKTVWLARDGHSFAIGERERLRSAAGAAGGAGPVTSPMPGTVLVVKAAAGDVVSAGTPLVVVEAMKMEHTITAPIDGVVSELPVRVGQPVALDETVAVVTPQKDGQ